Proteins from one Niallia circulans genomic window:
- a CDS encoding glycosyltransferase family 2 protein, which yields MDNLITVLIPFYNPGKYIIDAISSIYAQNYFSWKIVLVDDGSTDESSELAKKYLVDPRITYVRHDENKGQSVSLNTGLEHIETPFFVQLDPDDWLYPDTLQSLADEALKQPEDVAVISGNINISFEDEYGQVYLSRIKKGQHYDNPYDFLLANTSIWPRCYRTSAVREVGGWPLDDPYGGRYVEDIRILLLLIISYRFYWIDQLMLYHRRHEKNNTNEKNETASSLRLLIEETLVNWGDVYKPVFKYEDSYMILDGLEDNTDSQEDNTAEIIREIPVSE from the coding sequence TTGGATAATCTTATTACAGTCCTAATCCCGTTTTACAATCCTGGTAAATATATCATTGATGCTATTAGCAGTATTTACGCACAAAATTATTTCTCCTGGAAAATCGTTTTGGTAGATGACGGCTCGACAGATGAGAGTTCAGAGTTAGCAAAAAAATATCTTGTTGATCCAAGGATAACGTATGTAAGACATGACGAAAACAAGGGGCAATCGGTTAGTTTGAATACTGGACTTGAGCATATTGAAACACCCTTTTTTGTTCAGCTTGATCCTGATGACTGGCTTTATCCAGACACCTTGCAAAGCTTAGCAGATGAAGCATTGAAACAGCCAGAGGATGTTGCGGTCATTAGCGGCAATATTAATATAAGTTTTGAAGATGAATATGGACAAGTGTATTTATCGCGAATAAAAAAAGGCCAGCATTATGATAATCCATATGATTTTTTATTGGCAAATACATCTATTTGGCCAAGATGCTACAGAACCTCTGCAGTACGAGAGGTAGGAGGCTGGCCATTGGATGATCCTTATGGAGGCAGATATGTGGAAGACATTAGAATACTGCTTCTGTTAATAATTTCTTATCGTTTTTATTGGATTGATCAGCTTATGCTTTATCATCGCAGACATGAAAAAAATAACACAAATGAAAAAAATGAAACAGCTTCTTCCCTAAGATTGCTTATTGAAGAAACATTAGTCAATTGGGGAGATGTGTACAAGCCTGTATTTAAATATGAAGATAGCTACATGATACTGGATGGTCTTGAGGATAATACCGATAGTCAAGAGGATAATACAGCAGAAATTATTAGGGAAATACCAGTGTCAGAGTAA